From the genome of Halictus rubicundus isolate RS-2024b chromosome 2, iyHalRubi1_principal, whole genome shotgun sequence, one region includes:
- the LOC143365597 gene encoding protein C19orf12 homolog yields the protein MVPSFADNLLNEVLKLNCVNKLKVSVANSLKYGSLVGAVTIMSGIIGGPMGLAVGGAMSSCVAGYASYGKFKSVPHILLNETTPEQRKKLSEELSKLVNARNIKTLQDFIFAINNNKTLSQTIVQILIMFLSSEMHYKVLV from the exons ATGGTGCCTTCATTTGCGGATAATTTGCTAAATGAAGTTTTAAAACTTAACtgtgttaataaattaaaagttagtGTTGCGAATTCATTAAAATATGGATCTTTAGTTGGAGCAGTAACAATAATGTCTGGGATTATTGGTGGACCTATGGGACTTGCAGTTG GTGGTGCAATGAGCAGTTGTGTAGCAGGTTATGCGTCCTACGGAAAATTTAAGTCTGTTCCACACATACTTTTAAACGAAACCACTCCAGAACAGAGGAAAAAATTATCCGAAGAACTTTCCAAATTAGTTAACGCAAGAAATATAAAAACCCTTCAAGATTTCATATttgcaataaataataacaaaacaTTATCGCAAACCATagtacaaatattaataatgtTTTTATCTTCTGAGATGCACTATAAGGTGCTTGTGTAA